Part of the Vigna angularis cultivar LongXiaoDou No.4 chromosome 1, ASM1680809v1, whole genome shotgun sequence genome, GTTTCATCGCAGATCAGCCGCGGACATGGGTGGTTTGGATGTCATGGGCTGAATATTGGTACAACACCAATTTCCACAGTTCCATAGGAACCACACCTTTTGAGGTGGTGTATGGACGGCCTCCACCAGTCATTACCAGATTCCTTCCAAGGGAGACATGTGTTGAAGCCGTGCAGCGTGAGCTGTTAGACCGTGATGAGGCACTAAGTCAGCGGAAGCAACATCTGCTTCGATCATGGAGAAAAAGTTTCAGCATAGGAGTATGGGTGTTCCTTAAGTTGAAGCCTCATAGGCAACAGACCTTGAAGTCTGAGATTTGTCCTAAGCTTGCTCCTAAGTACTATTGTCCTTTCCAAATTACGGGGAGACTAGGGGCTGCGGCTTATAGACTTCAACTTCCTCCGGAGTCACGTATACATCCTGTATTCCACGTGTCACTAAAACGTTGTTGGGACTTCGATATTGAGAAAACTTTGCCTCCCGGACTGGATTTGGAGATTGTTCGAGATGTTGTACCTGCTGCAGTGTTGGCTACACTCTGTTGGAACTGGCTCTGGGCAAAATCTGATTTCTGTATTTTCCTTTCGTTTGCCATTCACTAATACTGGGATTTATTCCTTTCGTATGAATTGTTCTTTCTATTATAATAACTATTCTGTCTTTGGGTTTCCAACAGTTtgtttagaaataattaaatatcaattgGTGAAGAGTTAAGGCAATGTGTACAAACTTTGACAAGAAG contains:
- the LOC108321401 gene encoding uncharacterized protein LOC108321401; translated protein: MSWAEYWYNTNFHSSIGTTPFEVVYGRPPPVITRFLPRETCVEAVQRELLDRDEALSQRKQHLLRSWRKSFSIGVWVFLKLKPHRQQTLKSEICPKLAPKYYCPFQITGRLGAAAYRLQLPPESRIHPVFHVSLKRCWDFDIEKTLPPGLDLEIVRDVVPAAVLATLCWNWLWAKSDFCIFLSFAIH